The Geomonas ferrireducens genome includes a window with the following:
- a CDS encoding efflux transporter outer membrane subunit yields MAQKEEGDPREPEPTLRALQPLVRSLPRAVHAFMHPRRLFFTLAAIVTAAALVGCSLKPAYQRPALPVPQQYPGVSDRVAAAGAPASWSVFFTDPELKHLLFLAHGNNRDLRVARAKVEEARALYGIRRADLLPAISAGAGLERSRTPADLSVTGGAMITDVFSAGLFLAAWELDFWGRLRDLKEGALETYLATEEARRAVQVSLTAQVAQSYLQERELAERVSLAEATIASREESWRIARRRYEVGSASKLDAVQAETLLNQARAELSALKRLRALNLNALGLLVGGEVHLDPLPLSTVEEGFLAEIPSGLPSELLLYRPDVIAAEHELKSANAAIGAARAAFFPAIALTGNFGTASSALSGLFTSGSGAWSFAPAISVPIFQGGRNVANLEFARAREKEAVAQYERVVQRAFREVADALAQRRWLAEQVQAQRTTLAAQTERTRLARLRYDTGAAPYLEVLDAERDRFAAQQALVQTRRAILAAGVDLYAALGGGGGEGAGGESVAASATGGKEAMP; encoded by the coding sequence ATGGCACAGAAAGAAGAGGGCGATCCACGGGAGCCTGAACCTACGCTCCGGGCGCTGCAACCGCTCGTCCGGAGCCTCCCCCGCGCGGTGCATGCTTTCATGCACCCTCGCCGTCTCTTCTTCACCCTGGCCGCTATCGTCACGGCTGCCGCCCTTGTCGGCTGTTCCCTCAAACCCGCCTATCAGCGCCCCGCGCTTCCCGTCCCGCAGCAGTACCCCGGCGTCTCGGATCGTGTTGCGGCCGCCGGCGCTCCTGCTTCATGGAGCGTCTTCTTCACCGATCCCGAGCTGAAACACCTTCTTTTCCTCGCCCACGGCAACAACCGGGACCTCCGCGTAGCGCGCGCCAAGGTCGAGGAGGCGCGCGCCCTCTACGGCATCCGCCGCGCGGACCTGTTACCCGCGATCAGCGCGGGCGCCGGGCTCGAGCGTTCGCGCACCCCCGCCGATCTCTCGGTAACGGGGGGGGCGATGATCACCGACGTCTTCAGTGCCGGTCTCTTCCTCGCCGCCTGGGAGCTCGACTTCTGGGGACGCCTCAGGGACCTCAAGGAGGGCGCCCTCGAGACTTACCTCGCAACGGAAGAGGCCCGTCGCGCCGTGCAGGTGAGCCTTACCGCCCAGGTTGCCCAGAGCTACCTGCAGGAGCGCGAGCTGGCGGAAAGGGTCTCCCTCGCCGAGGCCACCATCGCGAGCCGTGAGGAATCGTGGCGCATCGCTCGGCGCCGCTATGAGGTCGGCTCCGCCTCGAAGCTCGACGCGGTGCAGGCCGAGACCCTCCTGAACCAGGCGCGGGCGGAACTGAGCGCACTGAAGCGCCTGCGCGCCCTCAACCTGAACGCGCTGGGGCTGCTGGTCGGAGGGGAGGTACACCTCGATCCGCTTCCCCTTTCCACCGTGGAGGAGGGGTTCCTCGCCGAAATCCCCTCCGGACTCCCCTCCGAGCTCCTCCTTTACCGCCCCGACGTCATCGCCGCCGAGCACGAGCTCAAATCGGCCAACGCGGCCATAGGCGCGGCGCGCGCCGCCTTCTTCCCTGCCATCGCTCTTACCGGCAACTTCGGCACCGCGAGCAGCGCGTTAAGCGGACTCTTCACCTCGGGAAGCGGCGCCTGGAGCTTTGCCCCCGCCATCTCGGTCCCTATTTTTCAGGGTGGGCGCAACGTGGCTAACCTGGAGTTCGCCCGGGCGCGCGAGAAGGAAGCGGTCGCCCAATACGAGCGCGTGGTGCAGCGCGCTTTCCGGGAGGTGGCCGACGCGCTGGCGCAGCGGCGCTGGCTGGCCGAGCAGGTACAGGCGCAGCGGACGACCCTTGCGGCCCAGACGGAGCGGACGAGGCTTGCGCGCCTTCGCTATGACACCGGCGCCGCACCCTACCTGGAGGTGCTCGACGCGGAAAGAGACCGCTTTGCGGCCCAGCAGGCCCTGGTGCAGACGCGGCGCGCCATCCTTGCCGCAGGGGTGGATCTCTACGCCGCCCTGGGGGGAGGTGGTGGGGAAGGTGCCGGGGGAGAATCCGTTGCGGCGAGTGCTACGGGTGGGAAGGAGGCCATGCCATGA
- a CDS encoding HlyD family secretion protein encodes MRGGGKWRIFVASGVLLVLLALVLWQRFGRSNGDEGIVSGNGRIEAVEIDVGPKSPGRVREITVREGDFVRSGQTLALMDTEVLEAQHREAGAQLVKAQNAVLTAKSEMMQRASEKAAAQAMVAQREAELALAGKRVSRSSTLAAEGATSKQEADDDLARLESAKASTAAARAQVAAAEAAVATARQKMLGESSNVAAALATLQRIEADLKDAALKSPRDGRVQYRVAQPGEVVAAGGRVLSLVDLSDVYMTFFLPTAAAGRVALGTEVRLVLDAAPQYVIPARVSFIADVAQFTPKTVETASEREKLMFRVRAQLPVDLLKRHITQVKTGLPGVAYVRLDEKRPWPERLGKVVR; translated from the coding sequence ATGAGGGGGGGGGGTAAGTGGAGGATCTTCGTCGCGTCGGGCGTTCTACTTGTGCTGCTTGCCCTGGTTCTGTGGCAGCGCTTCGGCCGCAGCAACGGGGATGAGGGGATCGTGAGCGGCAACGGGCGCATCGAGGCGGTGGAGATCGACGTCGGACCAAAGAGCCCCGGCCGGGTGCGGGAGATCACGGTACGCGAGGGGGATTTCGTCCGCTCAGGCCAGACCCTCGCCCTCATGGATACCGAGGTGCTTGAAGCCCAGCACCGGGAGGCCGGTGCGCAGTTGGTGAAGGCGCAAAACGCGGTGCTCACCGCGAAAAGCGAGATGATGCAGCGCGCAAGCGAGAAGGCGGCGGCACAGGCGATGGTGGCGCAACGGGAGGCGGAGCTCGCCCTCGCCGGGAAAAGGGTCTCCCGCTCCTCGACTCTCGCCGCCGAGGGGGCCACCTCAAAGCAGGAGGCGGATGACGACTTGGCCCGTCTGGAGAGCGCTAAGGCATCGACCGCCGCGGCGCGCGCCCAGGTGGCGGCGGCCGAGGCCGCAGTGGCAACGGCGCGGCAGAAAATGCTGGGCGAAAGTTCCAACGTGGCGGCGGCCCTTGCGACGTTACAGCGCATCGAGGCGGACCTGAAGGACGCGGCACTCAAGTCGCCGCGTGACGGTAGGGTGCAGTACCGGGTGGCCCAGCCGGGTGAAGTGGTGGCCGCGGGAGGGCGCGTGCTCAGCCTCGTGGACTTAAGCGACGTCTACATGACCTTCTTTCTCCCGACCGCTGCGGCCGGGAGGGTGGCGCTCGGTACCGAGGTGCGCCTCGTGCTCGACGCGGCACCGCAGTACGTGATCCCGGCCCGGGTCTCCTTCATTGCCGATGTGGCCCAGTTCACCCCAAAGACGGTGGAGACCGCAAGCGAGCGGGAGAAGCTCATGTTCAGGGTGAGAGCCCAGCTTCCGGTCGACCTGCTCAAAAGGCACATCACCCAGGTCAAGACCGGCCTCCCGGGAGTCGCCTACGTAAGGCTCGACGAAAAGCGCCCCTGGCCTGAGCGCCTCGGCAAGGTGGTCAGATGA
- the rbbA gene encoding ribosome-associated ATPase/putative transporter RbbA: MNRPAPPKEPVGADAVIVEDVTLRYGHTLALDSVTLAIPAGRMVGTIGPDGVGKSTLFSLIAGSRKLQTGRVEVLGGSMADAAHRRRVCPRIAYMPQGLGRNLYPTLSVFENVDFFARLFGHGRTERERRIGELLSATGLEPFAGRPAGKLSGGMKQKLGLCCALIHDPDLLILDEPTTGVDPLSRRQFWELIERIRERRRGMSVLVATAYMEEAARFDWLVALNAGRVLATGTPAELLAGTGSRSLEEAFIALLPPSQRTGYRPVQIPKREGESAAEIAIEASGLTMRFGDFTAVDRVSFKIGKGEIFGFLGSNGCGKTTTMKMLTGLLPATEGEASLFGRPVDPGDLDVRRRVGYMTQSFSLYTELSVRQNLLLHARLFRLPEKAIPLRVAEMARRFGLDEVMEALPESLPLGVRQRLSLAVAMIHGPELLILDEPTSGVDPVARDAFWQIMVDLARREQVTIFISTHFMNEAERCDRISLMHAGRVLVSDAPAHLVEKKGAANLEDAFIAYLEEASVEPAAVDGAFAPGAASGPGAGVEGDSGAVPARNFSLRRLLSYAHRESLELFRDPVRLCLALLGSVILMFVMGYGITMDVEDLTFAVLDRDQSVLSRDYALNLSGSRYFSERPPLHDYQELDRRMRASDISLAVEIPPGFARDLQHGRPVSVGAWIDGAMPSRAETVRGYVQGMHAHWLASQARQRLTSPPAASLVRIETRYRYNPDVKSLPAMVPAVIPLLLMMIPAIVTALSVVREKELGSIVNLYVTPVTRLEFLLGKQIPYLLLSMASFLLLTLQAVFIFRVPMKGSFAAFCLGGLLYVGTATGLGLVISTFMKSQIAALFGTALLTILPAVEFCGMLEPVRSLEGVGALIGRIYPTTYFLLISRGTFGKGLGFDELKLFFIPLALAVPLLILLGTALLKKQES; the protein is encoded by the coding sequence ATGAACCGGCCGGCGCCTCCAAAAGAACCGGTCGGGGCGGACGCCGTCATCGTCGAGGACGTCACCTTGCGCTACGGACATACCCTTGCGCTCGACTCGGTAACCCTCGCCATCCCGGCCGGGCGCATGGTGGGGACCATCGGCCCGGACGGGGTCGGCAAATCGACCCTCTTCTCGCTCATCGCCGGCTCCCGCAAGCTGCAGACGGGGAGGGTGGAGGTGCTCGGGGGGAGCATGGCGGATGCCGCGCACCGAAGGCGGGTCTGTCCGCGCATCGCGTACATGCCGCAGGGGCTCGGCCGCAACCTCTACCCGACCCTTTCCGTCTTCGAGAACGTCGACTTCTTTGCGAGGCTCTTCGGCCACGGCCGCACCGAGCGCGAGCGCCGCATCGGCGAGCTTTTGAGCGCCACCGGGCTGGAACCCTTCGCGGGACGTCCCGCCGGGAAGCTCTCCGGGGGGATGAAGCAGAAACTGGGGCTTTGCTGCGCGCTGATTCACGACCCCGACCTGCTCATCCTGGACGAGCCGACCACCGGGGTCGATCCGTTATCGCGGCGCCAGTTCTGGGAACTGATCGAAAGGATCCGCGAGCGCCGGCGCGGCATGAGCGTCCTGGTCGCCACCGCCTACATGGAGGAGGCGGCCCGCTTCGACTGGCTGGTGGCGTTGAACGCAGGTCGCGTCCTCGCCACCGGGACGCCGGCGGAACTGCTCGCCGGGACCGGGAGCCGATCGCTCGAGGAGGCCTTCATCGCGCTTCTCCCCCCTTCGCAGCGCACGGGTTACCGTCCGGTGCAGATCCCCAAAAGGGAAGGGGAGTCCGCCGCGGAAATCGCCATCGAGGCCTCGGGGCTCACCATGCGTTTCGGGGACTTCACCGCGGTGGACCGGGTCAGCTTCAAGATCGGCAAGGGGGAGATCTTCGGCTTCCTCGGCTCCAACGGCTGCGGCAAGACCACCACGATGAAGATGCTCACCGGGCTGCTTCCCGCGACCGAAGGGGAGGCGAGCCTCTTCGGCCGTCCCGTCGATCCCGGAGATCTCGACGTCAGGCGCCGCGTCGGGTACATGACCCAGTCCTTCTCGCTCTACACTGAACTCTCCGTGCGCCAGAACCTCTTGCTCCATGCGCGGCTTTTCCGCCTGCCCGAAAAGGCGATCCCTCTACGTGTCGCCGAGATGGCGCGGCGCTTCGGGCTGGATGAGGTGATGGAAGCCCTTCCCGAGTCGCTTCCGCTCGGGGTGCGCCAGCGCCTCTCCCTGGCGGTCGCCATGATCCACGGCCCCGAACTCCTGATCCTGGACGAGCCCACCTCCGGCGTGGACCCCGTGGCACGGGATGCCTTCTGGCAGATCATGGTCGATCTGGCCCGTCGGGAACAGGTCACCATCTTCATTTCGACGCACTTCATGAACGAAGCGGAGCGCTGCGACAGGATCTCCCTGATGCACGCCGGGCGGGTTCTCGTGAGCGACGCCCCGGCGCACCTGGTGGAAAAAAAGGGAGCCGCCAACCTGGAGGATGCCTTCATCGCCTACCTGGAAGAGGCTTCCGTTGAGCCAGCGGCAGTGGACGGCGCCTTCGCACCCGGTGCTGCGAGCGGCCCGGGTGCCGGGGTGGAAGGGGACAGCGGCGCCGTCCCCGCCAGGAACTTCAGCCTGCGCCGCCTGCTAAGCTACGCGCACCGCGAGTCCCTTGAGCTCTTCCGCGACCCGGTCCGCCTCTGCCTTGCGCTTCTTGGCAGCGTAATCCTCATGTTCGTCATGGGGTACGGCATCACCATGGACGTGGAAGACTTGACCTTCGCGGTCCTAGACCGGGACCAGAGTGTCTTAAGCCGCGACTACGCGCTGAACCTGTCTGGTTCGCGCTACTTCAGCGAGCGCCCCCCGCTGCACGATTACCAGGAACTCGACCGCCGCATGCGCGCAAGCGACATCTCCCTCGCCGTCGAGATTCCCCCCGGGTTCGCCCGCGACCTGCAGCACGGCAGGCCGGTCAGCGTCGGCGCCTGGATCGACGGCGCCATGCCCTCCCGCGCCGAAACGGTGCGCGGCTACGTCCAGGGGATGCACGCCCACTGGCTCGCCTCACAGGCGCGGCAACGTCTCACCTCGCCACCCGCGGCCTCCCTGGTCCGCATAGAGACCCGTTACCGTTATAACCCGGACGTGAAGAGCCTTCCGGCCATGGTCCCCGCCGTCATCCCGCTTCTTTTGATGATGATCCCGGCCATCGTCACCGCCCTTTCCGTGGTGCGCGAAAAGGAGCTCGGCTCCATCGTGAACCTCTACGTGACGCCGGTGACCAGGCTCGAATTCCTGCTCGGCAAACAGATACCGTACCTGCTCCTCTCCATGGCGAGCTTTCTGCTCCTTACCCTCCAGGCGGTCTTCATCTTCCGCGTTCCCATGAAAGGTAGCTTCGCCGCCTTCTGCCTCGGGGGGCTCCTTTACGTCGGCACCGCCACCGGGCTAGGACTGGTCATCTCCACTTTCATGAAAAGCCAGATCGCAGCACTCTTCGGCACCGCGCTGCTCACCATCCTCCCTGCCGTCGAGTTCTGCGGCATGCTCGAGCCGGTCCGCTCCCTGGAGGGGGTGGGGGCGCTGATCGGCAGGATCTATCCCACCACGTACTTCCTCCTGATCTCGCGCGGCACCTTCGGCAAGGGACTCGGTTTCGACGAGCTGAAGCTGTTCTTCATCCCCCTGGCGCTCGCCGTTCCGCTCCTTATCCTGTTGGGGACGGCCCTGCTTAAAAAACAGGAGTCATAA
- a CDS encoding ABC transporter permease produces MRVANVFNLGVKELFSLLRDPVMLVLIGYAFSLAIYAAATAMPETLHKAPIAVVDEDRSQLSTRIIDAFYPPQFSAPSLITREEMDERMDAGLDTFALAIPPDFQRDLLAGRQAEIQLNIDATRMSQAFTGNSHIQTIVSNEIATFLKRYRPDSGQQVDLALRARFNPELNKSWFGAVMKIIDNITLLSIILTGAALIREREHGTVEHLLVMPVTPFEIMTAKVWAMALVVLAATTASLYLVVEGALGVPIEGSVPLFLAGTALHLFATTSLGIFLGTVARSMPQFGLLTMLVLLPLQILSGGTTPRESMPAPVRGVMLAAPNTHFVMLAQAILYRGAGFDVVWPQFAALFLIGCVLFAISLSRFRKTIGTMA; encoded by the coding sequence ATGCGTGTGGCGAACGTCTTCAACCTCGGCGTGAAGGAACTCTTCAGCCTGCTGCGCGATCCGGTCATGCTGGTGCTCATCGGCTACGCCTTCTCGCTCGCCATCTACGCCGCCGCCACCGCGATGCCGGAAACGCTCCACAAGGCACCCATCGCCGTGGTAGACGAGGACCGCTCCCAACTCTCCACCCGCATCATCGACGCCTTTTACCCGCCGCAGTTCTCCGCGCCATCCCTGATAACCCGTGAGGAGATGGACGAGCGGATGGACGCGGGGCTCGACACCTTCGCCCTCGCCATTCCCCCCGATTTCCAGCGCGATCTTCTCGCCGGACGCCAGGCCGAGATCCAGCTGAACATCGATGCCACCAGGATGAGCCAGGCCTTTACCGGCAACAGCCACATCCAGACCATCGTCTCCAACGAGATCGCCACCTTCCTGAAGCGCTACCGCCCCGACTCCGGGCAGCAGGTGGATCTCGCGCTCAGAGCGCGCTTCAACCCGGAGCTGAACAAGTCCTGGTTCGGCGCGGTCATGAAGATCATCGACAACATAACCCTTTTATCGATCATCCTGACCGGCGCCGCGCTGATCCGCGAGCGCGAGCACGGCACCGTCGAGCACCTCCTGGTCATGCCGGTTACCCCCTTCGAGATCATGACGGCGAAGGTCTGGGCCATGGCCCTCGTGGTCCTTGCTGCCACCACCGCGTCCCTCTACCTCGTCGTGGAGGGGGCGCTCGGTGTGCCGATAGAGGGATCGGTGCCACTCTTTCTCGCGGGGACGGCGCTGCACCTCTTCGCCACCACCTCACTCGGCATTTTCCTCGGGACCGTCGCGCGCAGCATGCCGCAGTTCGGCCTGCTGACCATGCTGGTGCTGCTGCCGCTGCAGATCCTTTCGGGAGGCACCACGCCGCGCGAGAGCATGCCTGCACCGGTGCGCGGCGTCATGCTCGCCGCCCCGAACACCCACTTCGTCATGCTCGCCCAGGCGATCCTCTACCGTGGCGCCGGTTTCGACGTGGTGTGGCCCCAGTTCGCCGCTCTCTTTCTCATCGGGTGCGTGCTCTTTGCCATATCGCTGTCCCGTTTCCGCAAAACGATCGGAACCATGGCGTGA
- a CDS encoding TAXI family TRAP transporter solute-binding subunit: protein MDFRRPPAPILALLAVAAMFFLLSPARLLAAPLQSLTISSGTTTSSYYAAASAVAKVFNRKARVYGFRLANNASAGSVANIDAVAEGKADFGIAETELLKRAAAGVRPWEGRSRGNLRAVLGLYPATVTIVAAVDSGIRSVADLKGKRLGIGAPGSIDNTFARAFLQMSGLNPGEVIITEKSTALAPERLQKGEIDAYLCIVGHPNLTVLEASAGTRKVRLIPLSDELIGQVTGSNPLIAPVVIPTRYYPAVELGGEVRSIGIRTVFFTRGDLPDEKVYAVVHEIMGNFEQFRRQHPILQQLTPEQAARVAVIPLHPGAARYFRESGLIP, encoded by the coding sequence ATGGATTTTCGCCGGCCGCCTGCGCCCATTCTGGCGCTCCTCGCAGTTGCCGCAATGTTTTTCTTGCTCTCACCTGCACGGCTTCTCGCCGCACCGCTTCAGTCCCTGACCATCTCCTCAGGTACCACCACCAGTTCCTACTACGCTGCCGCTAGCGCCGTCGCAAAGGTGTTCAACCGGAAAGCGAGGGTTTACGGCTTCAGACTTGCCAACAACGCTTCGGCCGGTTCCGTCGCCAACATCGATGCCGTCGCCGAGGGGAAGGCCGACTTCGGCATTGCGGAGACCGAACTCTTGAAGCGTGCAGCAGCCGGGGTGCGCCCATGGGAAGGTAGATCAAGAGGGAACCTGCGTGCCGTGCTGGGACTCTATCCTGCCACAGTCACCATAGTCGCCGCGGTTGACAGCGGTATAAGAAGCGTTGCCGACCTGAAGGGGAAACGGCTCGGCATAGGCGCACCAGGCTCAATCGACAACACCTTCGCCAGGGCGTTTCTGCAGATGTCTGGGCTCAACCCGGGTGAGGTGATCATCACCGAGAAGTCCACGGCGCTCGCCCCTGAGCGCTTGCAAAAAGGGGAGATCGATGCCTATCTCTGCATCGTCGGCCATCCCAACCTGACCGTGCTCGAGGCAAGCGCGGGAACAAGGAAGGTCCGCCTGATCCCCTTGAGCGACGAACTGATCGGGCAGGTTACGGGGAGCAATCCCCTCATTGCACCGGTGGTCATCCCGACGCGGTACTACCCGGCGGTGGAGTTGGGCGGAGAAGTGCGCAGCATCGGTATCCGCACCGTCTTCTTCACGCGCGGCGATCTGCCGGATGAAAAGGTGTACGCCGTGGTACACGAGATCATGGGGAATTTCGAACAGTTCCGGCGCCAGCACCCGATCCTGCAGCAGCTCACCCCCGAGCAGGCCGCCAGGGTGGCGGTGATCCCACTGCATCCCGGCGCCGCGCGTTACTTCAGAGAGTCCGGCCTCATCCCTTAA